A single Pedobacter sp. PACM 27299 DNA region contains:
- a CDS encoding 30S ribosomal protein S16 has translation MSTKIRLQRFGKKGKPFFHVVVADSRSPRDGKFIERLGSYNPNTNPATIEINFDKTLDWVNKGAEPTDTCRAILSYKGVLYKKHLQGGVKKGALTEEQAEAKFAEWLVGKDGQIEGKKDNLTKSKDEVKKAALAAEAKKNADRAAALAIKNAPVAEEVVEEEVATEEVAEETPATEEAPATEENKEEQA, from the coding sequence ATGTCGACTAAAATCAGATTGCAAAGATTCGGTAAAAAAGGTAAGCCTTTTTTCCACGTAGTGGTAGCGGATTCCCGTTCACCAAGAGATGGTAAATTCATTGAGCGTTTAGGTTCATACAACCCAAACACCAATCCTGCAACCATCGAAATCAATTTCGATAAAACTTTAGACTGGGTTAACAAAGGTGCTGAGCCTACGGATACTTGTCGTGCTATCCTTTCATACAAAGGTGTTTTATACAAAAAACATTTACAAGGTGGTGTTAAAAAAGGCGCTTTAACTGAAGAACAAGCAGAAGCTAAATTTGCTGAGTGGTTAGTGGGTAAAGACGGTCAAATCGAAGGTAAAAAAGACAACTTGACTAAATCTAAAGATGAAGTTAAGAAAGCTGCTTTAGCTGCTGAAGCTAAGAAAAATGCAGATCGCGCAGCTGCTTTAGCAATCAAAAATGCTCCAGTAGCAGAAGAAGTTGTTGAAGAAGAAGTGGCAACTGAAGAAGTAGCTGAGGAAACTCCTGCAACTGAAGAAGCTCCTGCAACAGAAGAGAACAAAGAAGAACAAGCATAA
- the rimM gene encoding ribosome maturation factor RimM (Essential for efficient processing of 16S rRNA) translates to MKIEEAFYIGYITKTKGLKGEVQLFFEYDEPDLLELDVVFADFNGKLVPYFVSTYKLQVNNTANIYFDDVDHIDKAQPLLKKKIYLPLTKMPDRSNDEFHYNDLKGYLVSDENHGELGEITEINEYPQQFVATVIYQEKEIMFPLNDDLIVEIDEEESILRVHLPDGLLDIYLEN, encoded by the coding sequence ATGAAGATTGAAGAAGCATTTTACATTGGTTACATCACCAAGACTAAAGGATTAAAAGGAGAGGTACAGCTATTTTTTGAATATGATGAACCTGATTTGCTGGAACTGGATGTCGTTTTTGCTGATTTTAATGGGAAATTAGTGCCTTATTTTGTCTCTACTTATAAATTACAAGTCAATAATACCGCCAATATCTATTTCGATGATGTAGATCATATCGATAAAGCTCAGCCTTTATTGAAGAAAAAAATCTACTTGCCACTTACAAAAATGCCAGACCGTTCTAATGATGAATTTCATTACAATGACCTGAAAGGGTACTTGGTTTCTGATGAAAATCATGGTGAACTCGGAGAAATTACTGAAATAAATGAATATCCTCAGCAATTTGTGGCCACAGTGATTTATCAGGAAAAAGAAATTATGTTTCCACTCAATGACGACCTGATCGTGGAGATTGATGAAGAAGAAAGTATCCTTCGTGTACACCTTCCTGATGGCTTGTTAGACATTTACCTTGAAAATTAA
- the trmD gene encoding tRNA (guanosine(37)-N1)-methyltransferase TrmD: MRFDIISVLPALLDSPFAHSILQRAQTKGIAEIVVHNLRDYSTNKQKSVDDYPYGGGSGMVMSIPPFARCIEALKAERTYDEVIFMSPDGVTFNQTIANELSGKENIMILCGHYKGIDQRIRDLYVTREISIGDYVLSGGELPAAVLVDAIVRLIPGVLNDETSALSDSFQGELLDAPVYTRPADFNGHKVPEILLSGHEQKINDWRHEQALLRTQQRRPDLLTD; encoded by the coding sequence ATGCGTTTTGACATCATATCTGTATTACCCGCGTTATTGGACAGCCCTTTTGCACACTCTATTTTACAACGTGCGCAGACTAAGGGAATTGCCGAAATTGTAGTCCATAACCTCAGGGATTATTCCACGAATAAGCAAAAAAGCGTGGACGACTATCCTTATGGCGGCGGAAGTGGAATGGTGATGTCTATTCCGCCTTTTGCGCGCTGTATTGAAGCACTGAAAGCGGAAAGAACTTATGATGAGGTTATTTTTATGAGTCCCGATGGCGTTACTTTTAACCAGACTATCGCGAATGAGTTGTCGGGCAAGGAGAACATCATGATCTTGTGCGGCCATTATAAGGGCATAGACCAGCGTATAAGAGATTTATATGTAACCAGAGAGATTTCCATCGGCGACTATGTATTGTCTGGAGGAGAGCTGCCAGCGGCCGTTCTTGTGGATGCCATTGTTCGGTTGATCCCAGGGGTGTTAAATGATGAGACTTCCGCTTTATCAGATAGTTTTCAGGGAGAATTACTGGATGCGCCGGTATATACGCGTCCAGCCGATTTTAACGGACATAAGGTGCCGGAGATCCTGTTGAGCGGCCATGAGCAAAAAATCAACGATTGGCGTCATGAGCAGGCTTTGCTGCGTACGCAGCAGCGCAGACCAGATTTATTGACCGACTAA